A DNA window from Microcystis aeruginosa NIES-843 contains the following coding sequences:
- a CDS encoding Uma2 family endonuclease: MVNLTYNKNRPLPSAEELPSSDETPVDNQLQNDIPNLLLSLLALIWSGRDDWYFGVDMAVYYNPDESAFVPDGFLAVGVNHDTGERGRLSYILWGEKYILPILFLEVISEKYNSEYEEKFLNYQTLGILYYAIYNPLSGRRGRFKNRQRLEVYKLISGKYELLESENNRVWLPEIGLALGYEKGEHIAWYREWLYWYDEPGNRYLTAEERANQAEAIAAQERLAKQEAEQKAIRLAERLRALGINPDEM; the protein is encoded by the coding sequence ATGGTTAACCTCACCTATAACAAAAATCGCCCTCTTCCCAGCGCCGAAGAATTGCCCTCTTCCGACGAAACTCCAGTGGATAATCAGTTACAGAATGATATTCCCAATCTACTGCTAAGTTTATTAGCTTTAATTTGGTCTGGTCGAGATGATTGGTATTTTGGGGTAGATATGGCTGTTTATTATAATCCAGACGAATCAGCTTTTGTCCCCGATGGTTTCTTAGCGGTTGGAGTCAACCATGATACGGGAGAAAGAGGTCGGTTAAGCTATATTTTGTGGGGAGAAAAGTATATCTTGCCGATTTTGTTTTTAGAGGTAATTTCCGAGAAGTATAATAGTGAGTATGAGGAAAAATTCTTAAATTACCAAACCCTGGGGATTCTGTATTATGCAATATACAATCCTTTGAGTGGCAGAAGGGGAAGATTTAAAAACCGACAAAGATTAGAGGTATATAAATTAATCTCAGGCAAATATGAACTTCTAGAGAGTGAGAATAATCGAGTTTGGTTGCCTGAAATTGGCTTGGCGCTAGGTTATGAAAAAGGAGAACATATTGCCTGGTATCGGGAATGGTTATACTGGTATGACGAGCCAGGAAATCGCTATCTAACGGCTGAGGAAAGAGCGAACCAGGCTGAGGCGATCGCTGCTCAAGAACGTCTGGCTAAACAAGAGGCTGAACAAAAAGCCATCCGGTTGGCTGAAAGGCTCAGAGCGCTTGGAATTAACCCCGATGAAATGTAG
- a CDS encoding PEP-CTERM sorting domain-containing protein (PEP-CTERM proteins occur, often in large numbers, in the proteomes of bacteria that also encode an exosortase, a predicted intramembrane cysteine proteinase. The presence of a PEP-CTERM domain at a protein's C-terminus predicts cleavage within the sorting domain, followed by covalent anchoring to some some component of the (usually Gram-negative) cell surface. Many PEP-CTERM proteins exhibit an unusual sequence composition that includes large numbers of potential glycosylation sites. Expression of one such protein has been shown restore the ability of a bacterium to form floc, a type of biofilm.), whose amino-acid sequence MRGKQVCMLPFKPYSCLILKMKNPILAALSQKSLSVGIVASTVFFGTTSQALASVLIAGAPYDASFLNDVQAKIAGTGLISGSVDILNVSSSTPTLAQLQAYDAVLFFSDFGFADPTTFGNVLADYVDAGGGVVQATFSFWSAGADIGGRWRAQNYDVWQPGGQNQRRNLTLGTIYDPSNPILAGVTSFNGGSRSFYNTVGPLNPGAVAVADWSNGAPLIAVNTSTFAGKIAGLNFYPPSSDALSGLWVSSTDGALLMANSLNFVTKQVSVPEPNSLLGLFAIGTLGAASTLKRKLKSSKSAEK is encoded by the coding sequence ATGCGGGGGAAGCAAGTGTGTATGTTGCCCTTTAAGCCCTATTCGTGTTTAATTCTAAAAATGAAAAATCCAATTTTAGCGGCGCTGAGTCAAAAATCTCTCTCAGTTGGTATTGTGGCATCAACCGTTTTCTTCGGCACTACTAGCCAAGCCTTGGCCAGCGTTCTGATTGCCGGAGCTCCCTATGATGCTAGTTTTCTCAACGACGTTCAAGCAAAAATTGCTGGAACTGGCCTGATTTCTGGGAGCGTAGATATACTGAATGTCAGTTCTTCTACCCCGACTCTCGCGCAATTACAGGCTTATGATGCCGTACTATTCTTTTCTGATTTCGGTTTTGCCGATCCAACCACTTTCGGTAACGTATTAGCAGATTACGTCGATGCGGGTGGTGGAGTAGTCCAAGCGACTTTTTCATTCTGGAGCGCTGGCGCAGACATTGGTGGTCGGTGGAGGGCGCAAAACTACGATGTTTGGCAACCAGGAGGACAGAACCAACGCAGAAATCTAACATTAGGAACAATTTACGATCCATCCAACCCGATCCTCGCAGGCGTTACCAGCTTCAATGGCGGATCAAGGAGTTTCTACAATACAGTGGGACCTCTCAACCCCGGTGCGGTAGCAGTGGCTGACTGGAGTAATGGTGCACCGCTAATCGCCGTCAATACCTCCACATTTGCGGGCAAAATAGCTGGGTTGAATTTTTATCCCCCATCAAGCGATGCTCTCTCCGGTCTCTGGGTCAGTAGTACCGATGGCGCACTGTTAATGGCCAATTCCCTGAACTTCGTCACCAAACAAGTTTCTGTTCCCGAACCCAATTCTCTTCTTGGACTGTTTGCTATCGGCACTCTTGGCGCAGCTTCAACCCTCAAACGCAAACTAAAATCATCCAAATCAGCCGAGAAGTAA
- a CDS encoding ABC transporter permease: protein MSQTITPSSLKASLAPNPTRAATVDDGGNVLGEFLQETLAMTKRLFIQLQRRPSTLIAGVIQPFMWLILFGALFYKAPQGLFGNDLSYAKFLAPGVIVFTAFSGALNAGLPVMFDREFGFLNRLLVAPLTTRYSIVAASTIYIIALSFIQTASIVAASAFLGAGLPSLAGLGAIALIVFLIVLGMTALSLSLTFALPGHIELIAVIFVTNLPLLFASTALAPLNFMADWLQVIASLNPLTYAIEPIRYIYFNQHWSFDSIVLQTPWLDLNFLTVLGLLLAFDLLILLAIQPLLRRRFA from the coding sequence ATGAGCCAAACCATCACACCTTCTTCCTTAAAAGCTAGTTTAGCCCCCAATCCCACTAGAGCAGCAACGGTGGACGATGGGGGAAATGTGCTAGGGGAATTTCTGCAAGAAACTCTGGCCATGACTAAACGTCTGTTCATCCAATTACAACGTCGTCCTTCAACCCTAATCGCGGGGGTAATTCAGCCCTTTATGTGGCTGATTTTATTTGGGGCATTGTTTTATAAGGCTCCCCAGGGTCTATTCGGCAACGATCTCAGTTATGCTAAATTTCTCGCCCCCGGGGTGATTGTCTTTACCGCTTTTTCTGGGGCCTTAAATGCCGGTTTACCGGTAATGTTCGATCGAGAATTTGGCTTTCTTAACCGTCTCTTGGTAGCGCCTTTAACCACTCGGTACTCGATCGTGGCCGCTTCTACCATCTATATTATCGCCCTCAGTTTCATCCAAACCGCCTCGATCGTGGCCGCTAGTGCCTTTTTAGGGGCAGGATTGCCCAGTTTAGCTGGATTAGGTGCGATCGCTTTGATTGTTTTCCTAATAGTTTTGGGTATGACTGCCTTAAGTCTCAGTTTAACCTTTGCTCTCCCCGGACATATCGAATTAATCGCCGTCATTTTCGTCACCAATTTACCGCTTTTATTTGCCAGTACCGCCCTCGCTCCCTTAAACTTTATGGCAGATTGGTTACAAGTAATCGCTAGTCTCAACCCTCTTACCTATGCGATCGAACCGATCCGTTATATTTATTTCAATCAGCACTGGTCTTTTGATAGCATAGTCTTACAAACCCCTTGGCTTGACCTCAATTTCTTGACAGTTTTAGGCCTGCTCTTAGCTTTTGATCTGCTAATCCTTTTGGCAATTCAGCCCTTACTTCGTCGTCGTTTTGCTTAA
- a CDS encoding Uma2 family endonuclease: protein MTTPTFTIPQSDPSLSPRQSLPTMYDLPSDNPLEPGLPDEFHLLQPQLLLLTFQPPNWEPELVFSAADLNLYYDVRHPQWYKRPDWFGVVGVSRLYDGHDLRLSYVIWQEGVSPAIVVELLSPGTENQDLGEELRQPEEPPTKWTVYEQILQVPYYVVFSRYTNQLQAFELVDGHYQPVTLVEGRLPIPQLELSLGLWQGSYRGIERLWLRWLTLEGELIPLADEELIVAKQEASAAKQEASAAKQEASAAKQRAEQLAARLRELGIDPETIPQIDF from the coding sequence ATGACTACACCTACCTTCACCATTCCCCAATCTGACCCTTCCCTTTCCCCCCGGCAATCCCTGCCGACGATGTACGATTTACCTAGTGATAATCCACTGGAACCCGGTTTGCCTGACGAATTTCACCTATTACAACCTCAGTTATTACTGCTGACTTTCCAGCCTCCCAACTGGGAACCAGAGCTAGTTTTTAGCGCCGCTGACCTTAACCTTTACTACGATGTCAGACACCCTCAATGGTACAAGCGTCCTGATTGGTTTGGGGTGGTCGGTGTTTCTCGCCTCTACGATGGCCATGACCTGCGCTTAAGTTATGTGATTTGGCAGGAAGGGGTTTCCCCTGCGATTGTGGTGGAATTATTGTCTCCAGGTACGGAAAATCAAGATTTAGGAGAAGAACTACGCCAACCAGAAGAACCGCCAACTAAGTGGACAGTTTATGAACAGATTTTGCAGGTTCCCTACTATGTAGTTTTTAGCCGCTATACTAACCAACTTCAAGCGTTTGAACTGGTAGATGGTCATTACCAACCCGTGACTTTAGTGGAGGGACGCTTACCGATTCCTCAACTGGAATTGAGCTTGGGTTTGTGGCAAGGTTCCTATCGGGGAATTGAGCGGCTATGGTTGCGCTGGTTGACGCTGGAGGGAGAGTTGATTCCCCTTGCCGATGAGGAGTTAATTGTGGCGAAACAAGAGGCTTCTGCGGCTAAACAAGAGGCTTCTGCGGCTAAACAAGAGGCTTCTGCGGCGAAACAACGAGCAGAACAACTAGCGGCACGATTGCGGGAATTAGGGATAGATCCTGAAACTATTCCTCAGATTGACTTTTAA